Proteins from a genomic interval of Cyprinus carpio isolate SPL01 chromosome A21, ASM1834038v1, whole genome shotgun sequence:
- the cct6a gene encoding T-complex protein 1 subunit zeta, which produces MSAVKALNPKAEVARAHAALAVNISAARGLQDVLKSNLGPKGTMKMLVSGAGDIKLTKDGNVLLHEMQIQHPTASLIAKVATAQDDITGDGTTSNVLIIGELLKQADLYVSEGLHPRVIAEGFEAAKEKALEVLEEVKVVKEMDRETLISVARTSLRTKVHRELADLLTEAVVDAVLAIRKPNEPIDLYMVEIMEMKHKTDSDTQLIRGLVLDHGARHPDMRKRVEDAFVLTCNVSLEYEKTEVNSGFFYKSAGERDKLVKAERKFIEDRVMKIIELKNKVCADTKKGFVVINQKGIDPFSLDALAKEGIVALRRAKRRNMERLTLACGGVAMNSLDDLTAECLGYAGLVYEHTLGEEKFTFIENCGNPRSVTLLVKGPNKHTLTQIKDAVRDGLRAVKNAIEDGSVVPGGGAFEMALADALVKHKPKVKGRAQLGVQAFADALLIIPKVLAQNSGFDPQETLVKLQSEYKETGELVGVDLNTGEPMIAGEVGVWDNYSVKKQLLHSCTVIASNILLVDEIMRAGMSSLKG; this is translated from the exons ATGTCCGCAGTAAAAGCCCTTAACCCGAAAGCAGAGGTGGCCAGGGCTCATGCGGCCCTGGCGGTGAACATCAGCGCCGCGCGAGGGCTCCAGGATGTGCTGAAGAGTAACCTGGGGCCGAAAGGCACGATGAAGAT GCTTGTGTCTGGCGCAGGAGACATCAAGCTCACCAAAGATGGGAACGTTCTTCTGCATGAGATG CAAATCCAGCATCCCACTGCCTCGCTGATCGCCAAGGTGGCCACGGCCCAGGATGACATCACCGGAGACGGCACGACGTCCAATGTGCTGATCATCGGAGAGCTCCTCAAGCAGGCCGACCTCTACGTCTCCGAG GGTCTCCACCCGCGGGTGATCGCTGAGGGCTTCGAGGCTGCCAAGGAGAAGGCTCTCGAGGTGCTGGAGGAGGTGAAGGTGGTGAAGGAGATGGACAGAGAgactctcatcagcgtcgcccgcACCTCCCTCAGAACCAAGGTCCACAGGGAGCTGGCCGATTTACTAACAGAG GCTGTGGTGGATGCTGTTCTGGCCATCAGGAAACCCAACGAGCCCATCGACCTCTACATGGTGGAGATCATGGAGATGAAGCACAAAACTGACAGCGATACACA ACTGATCAGAGGCTTGGTGCTGGATCATGGAGCCAGGCATCCTGACATGAGGAAGAGGGTGGAGGACGCTTTCGTTCTCACTTGCAACGTTTCCTTGGAATACGAGAAAAC AGAGGTGAACTCTGGGTTCTTCTACAAGAGCGCAGGCGAGAGAGACAAGCTGGTGAAGGCCGAGAGGAAGTTCATCGAAGATCGCGTGATGAAAATCATCGAGCTGAAGAATAAAGTGTGCGCGGATACTAAGAAGGGCTTTGTGGTCATCAACCAGAAG GGTATCGATCCGTTCTCTCTGGACGCGCTGGCTAAAGAGGGCATCGTGGCCCTGCGCCGAGCGAAGAGACGAAACATGGAGAG GCTGACTCTGGCGTGCGGTGGAGTGGCTATGAACTCGTTGGACGATCTCACGGCTGAGTGTTTGGGATACGCGGGGCTCGTCTACGAACACACACTG GGAGAGGAGAAATTCACGTTCATTGAGAATTGTGGGAACCCTCGTTCCGTGACCCTGCTGGTGAAAGGACCTAACAAGCACACCCTGACTCAGATCAAAGACGCCGTGAGAGATGGCCTCCGAGCCGTCAAAAACGCCATTGAAGATG GTTCAGTTGTGCCGGGGGGCGGTGCGTTCGAGATGGCTTTGGCGGATGCGCTGGTTAAACACAAGCCCAAAGTGAAGGGCCGAGCCCAGCTGGGTGTGCAGGCGTTTGCTGACGCCCTCCTCATCATCCCTAAG GTTCTGGCTCAGAATTCAGGCTTCGACCCTCAAGAGACTCTGGTGAAGCTGCAGAGTGAATATAAAGAGACCGGAGAGCTGGTGGGAGTGGATCTGAACACAG GTGAACCTATGATCGCAGGAGAGGTCGGTGTGTGGGATAACTACAGCGTGAAAAAGCAGCTGCTTCACTCCTG cacgGTCATCGCCAGTAACATCCTCCTGGTGGATGAGATCATGAGAGCCGGCATGTCTTCTCTCAAAGGCTAA
- the LOC109096630 gene encoding E3 ubiquitin-protein ligase RNF14, with protein sequence MSADQEAQEDELLALASIYDKDEFRRAESGKEGEIHLCLELPPSFKLLVKGQNSTEHNVSFLPPLVLSFEFPADYPSAAAPVFTLSSKWLTRVQITALCRRLDELWEENQGNVVLFTWMQFLKEETLDFLGIQSPLEIQSIESESGPKQAVDVSGEKSKDLDPRAVQEVDARTDILTQLLDFDEAQQQKVFDEKVFCCGICYSEKLGSDSLLFKECQHVYCKACMKEYFQIQIRDGKVQCLNCPEPKCVSMATPSQVKLLVGEDEFARYDRLLLQSSLDLMADVVYCPRMSCCMAVMVEPDSTMGICPACRYAFCTLCKRSYHGLSHCMVTADELRSLRDEYISASEEGKKFLEKRFGRRVIQKAVEESFSTDWLKDNCKQCPCCGTNIQKVHGCNKMTCSSCQKCFCWICLGALSRVNPYSHFNNPDSPCFNQLFQGVEMEEEEGFGSDEDN encoded by the exons ATGTCAGCCGACCAGGAAGCACAAGAAGACGAACTGCTTGCTCTAGCGAGCATCTATGATAAAGACGAGTTCCGCAGAGCCGAGTCAGGAAAGGAGGGCGAGATTCATCTGTGCCTGGAGCTTCCTCCGAGCTTCAAACTGCTGGTCAAGG GACAGAATTCCACAGAGCATAATGTATCATTTCTGCCTCCGCTGGTTCTGAGTTTTGAATTCCCGGCTGACTATCCTTCGGCAGCGGCTCCGGTTTTTACTCTAAGCTCCAAATGGCTCACGAGAGTCCAG ATCACTGCACTTTGCAGGAGACTGGACGAGCTTTGGGAGGAGAACCAAGGCAACGTGGTTCTTTTTACCTGGATGCAGTTCCTCAAGGAAGAGACCCTGGACTTTTTGGGAATCCAGTCACCGCTGGAAATCCAAAGCATTGAGAGTGAATCTGGCCCAAAACAAGCAGTAGACGTTTCCGGAGAGAAAAGTAAAGATTTAGACCCAAGGGCCGTGCAAGAAGTCGACGCTCGCACAGATATACTGACTCAGCTGCTGGATTTCGACGAAGCTCAGCAGCAGAAGGTGTTTGATGAGAAGGTGTTCTGCTGCGGCATCTGTTACTCCGAGAAGCTCGGCTCCGACTCACTGCTCTTCAAAGAGTGTCAGCATGTGTACTGCAAGGCCTGCATGAAGGAATACTTTCAGATCCAGATTAGAGACGGAAAAGTCCAGTGCCTTAACTGCCCTGAGCCGAAGTGTGTGTCCATGGCCACTCCTTCCCAG GTGAAACTTCTCGTGGGCGAAGACGAGTTTGCGCGCTATGATCGACTCCTGCTGCAGTCGAGTCTGGACCTGATGGCGGATGTGGTGTATTGTCCTCGTATGAGCTGCTGTATGGCGGTGATGGTCGAGCCTGACTCCACCATGGGCATCTGTCCCGCCTGCCGATATGCCTTCTGTACGCTCTGTAAGCGGAGCTATCACGGCCTCTCTCACTGCATGGTGACTGCTG ATGAGCTTCGCAGTTTGCGGGATGAGTATATTTCTGCGAGTGAAGAGGGGAAGAAGTTCCTTGAGAAGCGTTTTGGCCGGCGGGTCATTCAGAAGGCGGTGGAGGAGTCTTTCAGCACTGACTGGCTGAAGGATAACTGTAAACAGTGCCCTTGCTGTGGCACTAACATACAG AAGGTGCACGGCTGTAACAAGATGACCTGTTCGTCCTGTCAGAAGTGTTTCTGCTGGATCTGTCTGGGAGCTCTCAGCAGGGTGAACCCCTACAGCCACTTCAACAACCCCGACTCGCCCTGCTTTAACCA ATTGTTTCAGGGAGTGGAAATGGAAGAGGAAGAAGGCTTCGGGAGTGACGAGGATAACTGA